Below is a genomic region from Chloroflexota bacterium.
ATTGGAATGTGCGTGAATCGTCGTAGGTTGGGGAAAATTAGACGCTAAGCAAAAAGAATACCAAGAGTATCGGCGATATTACACACAGTTTTTGGCTTCTACTGTTGGGAATATGACGAAATCGGTTGCACAGACGGTTTGACAGGCCCCGCACCCGACAATAGCATCGCCTTATCACCGGCAAAACTTTGAGGGCCGCTTCATAGCGTCCCTTACGCCTGTATAACGGTTAGCAGCTATGTCCAGAAAAATCGCACTCTACCAGAACGAATGGATCGCACCGGGGCTGGCGCTCGCCGACCTGGGTCTACTCAATCGCGTTCCCTGAACCGCTTGCCACTCGTCTGATTCTCTTTTCCCCTCAACTTGAAACCTTGGGAGTGTAGTATGCGTATTGTCTTGAAATCCAAGATCCACCGCGGCTACGTCACCAGCACCGGGCTGGACTACGTCGGCAGCGTTGAGATCGACCGGGCGCTGATGCAGAAGTGCGACCTGTGGGAGTACGAGCAGGTCGTCATCTGCAACGTCAACAACGGCAACCGATGGGAGACCTACGTCCTGCCCGCCGAATACGGCTCCGGCACCATCGCCGTGCAGGGACCGGGAGCGCGGCTCTGCGAACCCGGCGACATCGTCGTCATCCTGGCGTACGAGGTCACGGACCAGCCCATTGAGCCCAAGCAAATCCTGGTCGACGAGAACAACCGCTTCACCGACTACCTCAGGACGAAGTATGAGCAGCCGGTATAACGAAGCCGAAACCGAGCGGTTCTACGACGAGGAAGACGCCATCTACCGCTCGTTCTGGGACTCAGAGGGCAGCCTGCACTGGGGCTACTTTGACGAGACCACCGGCGGGGACTTCATGCGGGCCTCTGCCCGGCTGGACGAGGTCATGGCGGCAAAGGGCCGCATTGACGCGAGATCCCGCGTGCTGGACCTGGGCAGCGGCAATGGTGTCACGTCGCAGTGGCTGGCCACAACGTACGGCTGTCACGTCACCGGCATCGACCTGAGCGGCGTCCGCGTCAACAACGCACGGGAGATGGCCGCGCAGCAGCCGGAAGAGCTGCGGCGCCTCCTGCGCTTCGAGCACGGCTCCGCGACGGAGCTTCCCTTCGCGGACGGCGAGTTCACGCACGTCTGGAGCCAGGCCACCATCTACCACGTGCCAGACAAGGAGAAGGCCCTGCAGGAGTCCCGCCGGGTGTTGCAGGACGGCGGCCTGCTGGTGCTGGACGACCTGCTGAAGCCCAAGCCTGTGGTGAGCGAGCAGTCGCGCCAGTACGTCTATGACCGCTTGCTTTTCGACACGCCCTTCAGCTTCACGGGCTACCAGGACTACCTGAAGGAGATCGGCTTCACCATAGTTGAGGCGGAGGACCTTTCAGGGTACCTGAGGCAGAGCTACCAGCACCTGGGCGCCAAGGCCCGTTACCACGCACGGGGGGAGCTTGAGGAGAAGCTGACGGCGTTGAACTTCGCGTACGGGAAAATGGTGGAGGCAGTAGAGCGCGACGAGCTCGGCTGGGGGCTGTATATCGCGCAGGCGAGCTAGTCCGTGCGGTTAGGGTGACATAACGAGACAGCCCATGGAGGACCAAGCAATGACCAGTCAAAACAGGGTGCAATGGATCTACTCGTCCAAGGACATCAATGAGCTTCAGGAGCGATACGACTACTGGGCGGCAGAGTACGACTCGGACCTGGGCCGCGATTTCGGGTGGTTTGCCCCGCAGTTGGCCGCAGAAGTCCTCCAGAGGTACGTGCCGACCACAGCGCGCATCCTCGACGCCGGGGCGGGCACGGGCCTGGTCGGCAAGGCGCTCAAGGAGCTGGGGTACGGCTCCATCGTCGCCATGGACCTCTCCACAGGCATGCTGGAGATTGCAAAGAAGACCGAGGCATACGAAAGCTTCGACCAGATGGTGCTCGGTGAAACGCTGGGCTATGAGACCGACAGCTTCGACGCGGTAATCAGCGTTGGCGTGTTCACGGTCGGACACGTACCCGCCGGCGGCCTCGACGAGTTGGTACGGGTCACCAAGCCCGGCGGCTATATTGTCTACTCGCTGCGGCCAGACGTGTACGAGGAGAACGGCTTCAGGGAGAAGCACGCAGAGCTTGAAGCCGCCGGCAAACTTTCAATTGTGGAAGCTACAGAGCCTGTACACGTGCTGCCCATCGGGGAGCCAGAGGTGGAGCACCAGGTCTGGGTGCTCAGGATCAGCTAGTCGAACGAGGAAAGGGAGGCCGGTCATGGCACAGCAGAACAAGGTGCAGTGGGTCTACGAGGCAAAGGACAACGATGAGCTTGAGGCACGCTACGACGAATGGGCGTCGGAGTATGACGCTGACGTCATCGACGACTTCGGCTACTTTGGGCCGCAGCGGGGCGCGGATATCTTCGAACGCTTTGTGCCAACGAGCGCACGGGTCCTCGACGCCGGGGCGGGCACGGGGCTGGTGGGCGCGGTGTTGAAGGAGAAGGGCTACGGCACCATCGTGGCCATGGACCTCTCCACCGGAATGCTGGAAGAGGCCAGGAAGACCGGCGCCTACCAAGGCTTCGATCGCATGGTGCGGGGCGAGACGCTGGGCTACGAGACGGCGAGCTTCGACTCGACAATCAGCATCGGGACGTTCTCGCTGGGACACGCCCCGGCGAGCGGCCTGGACGAGCTGGTGCGCGTCACCAAGCCGGGCGGCCACATCGTCTACTCCGTCCGCGCCGACGTGTACGTTGAAAACGGCTTCCAGGCGAAGCACGAGGAGCTGGTGGCTGCCGGCAAAATCACCATCGTGGACGGGACGGAGCCGGAGCACCTGCTGCCCAAGGGCGAGCCGGAGCTGGAGCACCGATTCTGGGTGCTGAGGGTCAACTAGACCGACAGCGCAACAGCAAGAGCCACTGGAAGGGCCCGGCGCATCGCCGGGCTCCTTTGCGAGCATTGGGTTTCAGCTTGCCACGCGCGCCTCGATGCTGCTACCGTTCCGCTGCGACCCGTGCTCACTTCACGTGGCATGGCGTACGGACATCGCTTGGAGGCAGCAATGGGCAGAAGGCAGACCATCCACATTCCCGGCGTGGCGCACAACGCGCCAATTCCCTTCGGCGCCCGGGTGGGCAACATCGTGTACAGCTCTGGGATCCAGGGCATCAACGCCGACGACGGCCAGCTGAGCGAGGACGTCAACGAGCAGGCGCGGCAGTGCTTCCGCAACCTGCGGACGTTCCTGGAGCACGCGGGCGCGACGACGGACGACGTCGTGCGGCTGACGTGCTACCTACAGGACTTGGCCGACCGGCCGTCGATCAACGGGCCGTGGCTGGAGATGTTCCCGGACGAGGACGACCGGCCTGCGCGGCACACGAGCCAGTACAACCCGCCGCCGGGGGGCATGAAGGTGCAGATTGAGGTTGTTGCGGTGGTGGAGGGGTAGGGGCGCGCGCCGTTCAATCTGAGCCTGTAGAAGCGCGCTTGCCTGTCCTCCGGCAAAGCCAGAACGCACGGCGGGGTTGTGGGCGACAGAGGCAGAAGCGAGTATGGAGCTTCACAGAGGCCAATTCCTTAGGGCGTTTGGTGCATCACTCGTCACCGGTATGGGGGTCGTGCTGGATTTCACTGTTCTCAACAACTACGCAGTTTGGATTCCTATCCTTGTGGCTGTGCTCACAATTGGCGTGCCGCCCTTTTGTGCCGGTTGGCTGTCGTCCAATAGGAGGTATGCTGCGCTCTTCCCTGTGACCGTCTTCGGTAGCCTTGTCGTGGCGACGGCAATCGGCGGTCCCATCAGCACGGACTCGGATACCGTAGGATTCATCGCGATGCTTAGCGCAATCTACGGCGGTCTGGCAGCCGCAATGTACTTTGTTGGATGGTTGCTGGCCGACACCTTCTTGAGACGGCGGTACGGAGGCTGATGAGTAAATCCGGCTCTTGAGGACCCTGAGGCCAAACACAAAGGAGGAGACATGAAGGCGGTACAGGTATCGGTTGCGGGTGGGCCGGAGGTGCTGAAGTACGTGGATGTACCGGACCCGGAGCCGGGCGAGGGCGAGGCGCTTGTC
It encodes:
- a CDS encoding methyltransferase domain-containing protein → MAQQNKVQWVYEAKDNDELEARYDEWASEYDADVIDDFGYFGPQRGADIFERFVPTSARVLDAGAGTGLVGAVLKEKGYGTIVAMDLSTGMLEEARKTGAYQGFDRMVRGETLGYETASFDSTISIGTFSLGHAPASGLDELVRVTKPGGHIVYSVRADVYVENGFQAKHEELVAAGKITIVDGTEPEHLLPKGEPELEHRFWVLRVN
- a CDS encoding class I SAM-dependent methyltransferase; translated protein: MTSQNRVQWIYSSKDINELQERYDYWAAEYDSDLGRDFGWFAPQLAAEVLQRYVPTTARILDAGAGTGLVGKALKELGYGSIVAMDLSTGMLEIAKKTEAYESFDQMVLGETLGYETDSFDAVISVGVFTVGHVPAGGLDELVRVTKPGGYIVYSLRPDVYEENGFREKHAELEAAGKLSIVEATEPVHVLPIGEPEVEHQVWVLRIS
- a CDS encoding RidA family protein, producing the protein MGRRQTIHIPGVAHNAPIPFGARVGNIVYSSGIQGINADDGQLSEDVNEQARQCFRNLRTFLEHAGATTDDVVRLTCYLQDLADRPSINGPWLEMFPDEDDRPARHTSQYNPPPGGMKVQIEVVAVVEG
- a CDS encoding aspartate 1-decarboxylase gives rise to the protein MKSKIHRGYVTSTGLDYVGSVEIDRALMQKCDLWEYEQVVICNVNNGNRWETYVLPAEYGSGTIAVQGPGARLCEPGDIVVILAYEVTDQPIEPKQILVDENNRFTDYLRTKYEQPV
- a CDS encoding methyltransferase domain-containing protein; the encoded protein is MSSRYNEAETERFYDEEDAIYRSFWDSEGSLHWGYFDETTGGDFMRASARLDEVMAAKGRIDARSRVLDLGSGNGVTSQWLATTYGCHVTGIDLSGVRVNNAREMAAQQPEELRRLLRFEHGSATELPFADGEFTHVWSQATIYHVPDKEKALQESRRVLQDGGLLVLDDLLKPKPVVSEQSRQYVYDRLLFDTPFSFTGYQDYLKEIGFTIVEAEDLSGYLRQSYQHLGAKARYHARGELEEKLTALNFAYGKMVEAVERDELGWGLYIAQAS